The Nostoc sp. PCC 7524 nucleotide sequence CTGTCCTACTAATGAAGAACGGAAGGCTAACCTACCTAATATATAAGTCAAAGGAATTGAGGCTGCACCCAGTAAAGCTGGAAATGAACGTGCAGCAAACAGGGAGACTAAGCTTTCCTGATTGGGAAACAGCCTCATCCATAAATGAACCAGTACAAAATACAGTGGGGGATGGGTATCTTTTGTCAGTATGTTATTAATTACATCCCCAATACCAGATGCAGGATTTGTTTGCAGTGGTTGCAATAAAATATTAGGTGCGATCGCTTGATCTAGGGGTACCCCTAAAAAACTGTTCCCCAGACTAAACACCAAGGTAGCAAATTCATCAGTCCAAGGAGGCTTGGCAGTTAAATTAGCAAAACGTAAGCCGAGGCCGATGATTAACCACATCAGCAATAGTAAAGGATGAAGCCAGCGAGCCGAAATGGTAGAGTGCCAATTATACAAACGCATCTATTCCTTGCTAGAAGCCAAGCGCCAGAACAAGTCAATCTGTATATATTAGACCTCAAATTGGCCATTTCATTTCGCTGCTGTGTTTCAATGAGACTGACTATTTTACGTCTGTAACTCGCCAGCTGAGTTTTAAGTTCACCCAAAAATTCCAGATGGTAGCCACTGCGATCGCAATTAGGTTGGCAATATAGCGGTTAGGAATCAGGAAATTAAACACCAAATTCAACACCAGCACGTTCAATACCAACCCAGCCAAGCAAATAATGTTGAATTTTACAAATCGCTTCAAGCGTTGATGCCATTCTTGCTGTCTCATGGAGACATCTGCAAATGTCCAAGCATCATTCCACAAGAAGTTATTGAAAATGGCAATTTCCCCGGCAATGATTTTACTACGGGTCAGAGGCAAAGCTAGAGTAGATGGATCACTAAGTAAATACAGCACTGCCATATCGACAAATACCCCGCTTAGTCCCACCAAGCCAAAGCGCAGGAATCGACCAATAGGGAAGCTAGAATTCTGACTCCAGCGCCCCAAGCGACCTGTAGATAGGCGCAACCTGATTAAATGATGTATGTATTCTACATATTGCTTCCAAGTAACTTTACTTTCACCTTCTTGGCGTTCGCAGAATACATAACCTACTTCGGCAATACTTTGGACATTACCCCGTCCAATCACCTCTAAGAGAATTTTGTAACCTACAGGATTGAGTAATGCCCCCACGATGCTGTTGCGTCGCACCATAAAATAACCACTCATGGGGTCAGAAACTCTTCCCAAAACTCCCGGTAATATCATCAATCCCAATACCTGAGCGCCACGAGATAAGAACCGTCTCACCACACTCCAACTACTAACACCACCACCATCCACATGACGGCTAGCTACTGCCAAATCTGCGCCTTGGGCAATTTGAGAGAGCAATTGTGTCAATATTTCTGGTGGATGTTGTAAATCTCCATCAATTACCCCTAAAACACTGCCATTGGCAACCTGCCAGCCACGAATTACGGCTGAAGACAGTCCCCGTTCTTGTTGTCGTCGCATCACTCGTAACTGTGGATATTCCTGCGTCAGAGATTGTGCTACTTCCCAAGTCAAGTCAGGACTATCATCATCCACCACAATCAACTCATAGTCTCCTGGAATAAATTCATCCAGTGTTTGACTTAATATCTTGACAACATTTTGGATATTATCCCGTTCTTTATAGGTTGGAATTACCAAAGAAAAATAGACATTATTGGTAGGCCGTAAGTCGGAAATCTGTAGCGGGCCAGTGGGAACTGTTAATAGTGTCTGAGATGAGTTGACGTTCATAAAGGAAATTATAAGTTGCGAAATAGGTTGTACAAAAGAAATCTGCTCATCGGCAGATAGCGTTTCTTTATATCTGATCTATAGTCAATCGCAATTCGCCAAATTTTAGCTTCTCATGTGAACTGTTCTAGTATCTAATCTTTGGATCAGTATGTGGCATGACATTATTAAAAATTTACCAGATTTTTAGATTTACTCGTGAATTACTGTTTAGTATTACTGCCATAAAATCCTTTATCCAAATAATTATTATGTCTTAAACAAACGGCAGCTTGAAAATTCATCATTTCTTTGAAAAGCAAGGTTATCATCATATGAAAAAAACATTATTTATTTCCGGACAAGATTTTTTCAGCTACTTAAGAATTTTAATTGTCATCATCCTAGCATTAAGTTTTACCTTTAGATTTATT carries:
- a CDS encoding glycosyltransferase, which produces MNVNSSQTLLTVPTGPLQISDLRPTNNVYFSLVIPTYKERDNIQNVVKILSQTLDEFIPGDYELIVVDDDSPDLTWEVAQSLTQEYPQLRVMRRQQERGLSSAVIRGWQVANGSVLGVIDGDLQHPPEILTQLLSQIAQGADLAVASRHVDGGGVSSWSVVRRFLSRGAQVLGLMILPGVLGRVSDPMSGYFMVRRNSIVGALLNPVGYKILLEVIGRGNVQSIAEVGYVFCERQEGESKVTWKQYVEYIHHLIRLRLSTGRLGRWSQNSSFPIGRFLRFGLVGLSGVFVDMAVLYLLSDPSTLALPLTRSKIIAGEIAIFNNFLWNDAWTFADVSMRQQEWHQRLKRFVKFNIICLAGLVLNVLVLNLVFNFLIPNRYIANLIAIAVATIWNFWVNLKLSWRVTDVK